GGAAAAACCGATGGTTCTAACTATCATTTTGCGCTCCGGTAGGAAAATCTGATAATGTAGGATAAACTGTTAGAACACCGGACATCctctccccccacccccaagtgTACATCGTCACACTAGCAGACAAACACTGCACACGGCAATGGCCGTGTTCCAATTACACCACCATGGTGTTTAAAGTgcactacacactgtatatatggAAACCATTTACTGCACTATTTAGGGCACTTGCATATAGGGTAGGAAGATATTTCAGATTCAGCCATTGAAAGAGACTGACGCACTCAATTCTCGAAAGTGAAAGTATGGAGACTGTTCAGGTTGCCAGTTACGTATTATTCAGGATCTAGTAATAAAATCTagtaatgtgtttttatttggtttgtattttttttaaaaaaaaaaggagagagaaatgttTAATCTTTATGATAATAATGCCGGGAGAATATATAAACTTGACAAGGGAACAAAAAACAAGCTACTTTTTTAGAGATGGAGGAAAAGACcaggaaaatggatggataaatgaatacaCGTCGTTAATTGATAAGCTCATTGTGAAATGGCTAGAAAGACTAATTGGAAGGATAATTAGCTAGGGAAACGGGTGAAACATGGGAGATGATCCAGTGaagactgagagtgaggaaaagTGATGAtggaatgaataaaatgatggAATGAAGATCAGCAGTTTGCAGATATAAACTAAAGGCTTACCACAAGAGGCAAAAATTACAAAAAGTAATGCTTTCTTAAACTGTGGATGGCCATGGTTGTGtcactgtcagtatcagtgcaGACACTGCATTGTTCTTTGTGCTTCTGTTTTCATGCAATTGACAAGAACACCATTTTAGAGGGAGGTTTAGTGTTTTGTATGAATTCAACAGTGTGTAACTGAATATCACACGAGACGAAGgagaaactgatttttttttgacacGCATCACGTGTCCTCTTTATTGCCATACCTCCAAGTTTAGTCAACTACAGCAGTTTATGTTACCAAAAGTCACATgaataaattctttaaaaaaagaatgatctccttttcttttttttagttgcTGTATGTGGGCACAAGTCCTTTTTCAACTGCAATTTGTTGCCCGCCTGTGCATTCCTTCCTGTGGGAGAGTTTAAAGCAGACTTTGCTTTACGGGAGTTTTAATGAAACTGGCAACCCACTTCCTCTTCGCACCAACGCGCCCTGGCAGGGTAAGTAAAGAGAAAAGGGCGTTTGTATTCTTTATTTTAGCGATGTACTGAAATACTGCCTTATGTGCTGTTTTCTACCGTACAAAGAGATTGTATTCAGGACAGAAGCTGTAACCTggaaagttaaaataaatagattaaagaTGGTTAGCGTGACATTGCCAGATCTTGTTTAGGCCCAGGGGCGTCGCTGGGGCTATTCATTCGGGGCTTTTTGCccccggagtgtagaggaattaagtaaatgttgttCGGTTTAGTTGAGCgctgttgccgtttactgtacgcgattttgactgacatctctccacacacacacacacacacacacacacacacacacacacacacacacaggacaaaataccgcgagagtgtgcgctgGAATATGGGCTAGAActgctctcgcgatactttaatgtcctacaACTTTAAtgttcacaccacgtgactaaaacaccttacagcccttgaccAGGAGAGcaataaaaatatcagaaaacacagcaatcttattattcagataaaagtctaacttctaatttttaatgttaacacagttgataaaagtcggctaacaaatgtatgttgtgtcacaaaggaggcccactgtctctgattctgaaaacccctgacatataggaccctttagaatattattccatacccaatatgtacaaaagccttaaattaaataagcctaaagatagatctaaagaaaatataaactgttaaatcaTTAAGACATTatagtctgaacatcatgactttcgaTTATtccactaatgcagtatttaagttaaaatacagacaggacttaggtgaacaatggaccagaacagactccatcattcagctgttctgtctgttgataaaggaattctcagcactagaaatactagtatggtaactgaccgttttactcaagtccagtctcggagatactctctgatgattccaccctcaaagaaataggatagaaaagtcaccaagagcatgaagtagacaagatacaagcagcaggagagatgagggaatgagagatgagagaagagaagagaagagaaaagaagagaggcaaaaaagaaagaaagaagaatacATACTGTAGTGGCAGCATAAATACCTCAAATCACatccatttattgtttatactgaGTTCCTTTATCAAAAACTCCCTAATggtcatgaaaataaaacctaaaaataaccATTAGAGAACGTTCCTAGAAGGTTATTATTTGgttttgaaaaaataatcaaagggGAATCCTATGCTAATGTTAGGAGAAGGTTCTGTGTTTGCTGGCTCTCCTGTTTGGGGAATAAGTTGCTCCCCATTTCAACAAGCAGGGAATTATCAGCCCTAGGAGAAGTAGTGTTACTAATAGAACAATGTAGAGAGTGTCTAAAATCTTTTCCCACTACACTCTTACAGACTGACATAAATACacctatttttaatgatttattttcagcagTCAATCCATCATTGATAAACAAAccagaaccagagagagagagagagagtgagtgagtgagtgagtgagtgagtgtgtgtgtgcgcgcgcgcgcgcgcgtgcatGCTTATGTGCGCGTGCGCGGCTGCGTCACTGCCCCTCCCCCTCTGCAGAATAAACCGTTAGACGGAAGTGAAACTCAGCTGCTCCATTTTGTTTcgagatgaaaataaaatattccagGAGTAAAAGCTAAAGCTCTGATATATAAACGCTCTAAATGAAGACGTTTAGAGTTAATATAAGGAGTTTTGTTGGTTTGTACTGAAGTTTTTAATGTACACAGGTTGTTTTATGACTTGATAtcgtgtgtatagtgtttgatTTAACACACCGATGTTGGAGTGAAGTAAACGTGTGTCCTGCTGTAATCTGGAGAAGGAGACATGACCTCCAACATGAGTGTGTCTGGaaaacaggacttaaagaaagACGAGAGGTCAGTAACTTTTACATTCACCAGCAATAAATACACACCGTCTCATGGGAACAGATCTGTATCTCTAAACACTCACTAGTTAACACAGGAACTAAACTTTGGTTTAAGGTGTTTAATAGCAGTGAATAGatcactgatctgatctaagAACAGTTTAGAGAAATCATTCAGTGAGAGAAGAGTAAAAAGGACTGTGTAATGTGGAGCAGAAGAGCAGCATAGCTTTGAGTCAGTGAACTCGACAGGCTTTAAGACCCAGCGGAGTCAGTTCTCTGTGATTGGGACTCCTGACCTCAGTGTAATTCCTGAGGTATGAGGCGTGTCTCCTGTTTGAAGAAGTGTGCAGACTGGAGCTGAATTAAAAAGATGGAATTATTGGTGTTTAATGATCAACACAGTGTTTAACAGTGCTGAGACAGCAGAGGATTAATTATTGCTGATATTTCTGTTGGAATTCTAGAATGATGGAGGGAAAGAGATCAGACTCACCAGAACCCAGCTGTGTGTCCATGAAGAGTGACCGGTCAATGGATCATCCAATTGtcttcagagacagagacagttctACTGATGTGAGGTCAGTATAGTGAGGTGTTTTACAGCAGTGTTCCACCTGATCAAACTCACTGGTCTCATTATGAAGCCCTTCATGAGCTTTATCAGGTGttgaagcagtaaaacactaaacTGTGCAGTGCTGCAGCTCTCGGTCCGGCAGTGAGGACAACTGCTTTAAGAGGTCAGTTCAGCCTGCAGTCCCTGAGCTGGAGGGTCTGTGGTGCTACAGAAGAACATTTACACCTGGGATATTAATgacaatataaatcattttattcattaattcaatcatttgttTCTAAACATGTTAGTGTCAGTGATGAAATCCTGAAATCAGTGTATTGTGTTAAGAGGATAGTGTTAaatatctgtctctgtatttattaCTGTGATTTCTGCAGCTATGAATACATATAGTCCATATtacatgatgtgttttatttgttcacaGACCACAAAAGAAGAAATCAAACATCAGCAGAAATCAGCTGGACTCCAtattcaaggtgtgtgtgtgtgtgtgtgtgtgttttatagtgtgtaatgtgtgtgttgtcataccTTGTCATTTCTTGATGTCCAGTAGAATTATGGGTAATCACTTGTATGAATAATCAGAATTTCCGTTGTAACTAAAGGCAAGAGGAagagacttttattattttcataaccAAAATCATTAACAAAGCACCATTCACTGTGTAAGATTCtaatatttagatctgttcctgtgtgtttctgaccagGAGCTGGAACACAAAGTCATCACTCTGATAAAGAATGAGCTGAAGAGGTTTAGGAAGCTCCTGAGTCCAGattacccagcatgcactgagagggaggtggaggatgaggaggatctgCACAGTGTCAGAGAGGGAGCTCTGAAGATCACACTGCACTTCCTGAAGAACATGAAGCACACAGATCTCGctaacacactgcagaacagtAAGAGCTCTGAGCCATGGCTTTATTCCATCAGGTTCACTTTAGAGAGAGGAAATAGTTTTAGATATGAAGACTTTTAGTTTGAACTTTGATTTTAGTATCATGTACATCTGCTGCTTTTCTGTTCGGTTCATGGTCCAGCTTGTGGTCACTCTGTACAATGGTCCTGTTCCTTCAATAATATTTAGTAGATGAATCAGGAATGAACAGCAGCATTTGaaagaattttacattttatatagtgCTCAGTGATTCTgcattaaaacatgttattactgtttattagaACTCGTGTATCAGACAAAGCTGAAATCCAACCAGAGAGACAAGtttaaaagaattaatgaaggaatctCACAGCATGGAAGATCAGCACTTctgaatgagatctacacagagctctacatcacagagggtTGGAGTGGAGAcgtcaataatgaacatgaggtgagacagattgagacagtgtccaggaGACCAGCAACACAGGAGACACCCATCAACTGTAATGACCTCTTTAAGGACAAGTCCATCAGAACTGTGCTGACTAAAGGAGTTGCTGGaattggaaaaacagtctctgtgcagaagttcattctggactggACTGAAGGAAACTCAAATCAGGACATCACCTTCATGTTTCCACTTCCCTTTAGAGAGCTGAATctgatgaaggagaaaaatctCAGTCTGATGAATCTTCTTCATCACTTTTTCCCAGAAATAAGAGAACTAGAATCAATAGACTGTGACTCCTACAAAGTGGTGTTGATCTTTGATGGTCTGGATGAGTGTCGACTTCCTCTAAATTTCCAGAAgaatgagagattgtgtgatgtgacagaGTCAGTCTCAGTGGATGTCCTGCTGACGAACCTCATCAAGaggaatctgcttccctctgctcttcTCTGGATAACCTCTCGACCaggagcagccaatcagatcccTCCTGAGTGTGTAGACCAGGTAACAGAGGTACGAGGGTTTAATGATCCTCAGAAAgaggagtacttcaggaagaggatcagtgatcagagcctggccaataaaatcatcagacacatgaagtcttcaagaagcctctacatcatgtgccacatcccagtcttctgctggatctcagccactgttctagagagaatgttgggtgaagcagagagtggagagatccccaagactctgactcaaatgttcacacacttcctgatctttcagatcaaacacaaggaTGAAAAGTACCATCAGAAACATGACCCTGATCCTCAGCAGACCAGAGAGAGTATCCTGGCACTGGGAAAACTGGCTTTCCAGCAGCTGGAGAAAGgaaacctgatcttctatgaggaagacctgagagagtgtggcattgatgtcagagaagtgtcagtgtactcaggagtgtgtacccagatcttcagagaggagtttgggctTCACCTGGGGAAGGTGTTCAGCTTTGTACATCTGAGTGTTCAGGAGTTTCTGGCTGCT
This portion of the Hemibagrus wyckioides isolate EC202008001 linkage group LG29, SWU_Hwy_1.0, whole genome shotgun sequence genome encodes:
- the LOC131348992 gene encoding NACHT, LRR and PYD domains-containing protein 12-like isoform X1; translated protein: MTSNMSVSGKQDLKKDERMMEGKRSDSPEPSCVSMKSDRSMDHPIVFRDRDSSTDVRPQKKKSNISRNQLDSIFKELEHKVITLIKNELKRFRKLLSPDYPACTEREVEDEEDLHSVREGALKITLHFLKNMKHTDLANTLQNKLVYQTKLKSNQRDKFKRINEGISQHGRSALLNEIYTELYITEGWSGDVNNEHEVRQIETVSRRPATQETPINCNDLFKDKSIRTVLTKGVAGIGKTVSVQKFILDWTEGNSNQDITFMFPLPFRELNLMKEKNLSLMNLLHHFFPEIRELESIDCDSYKVVLIFDGLDECRLPLNFQKNERLCDVTESVSVDVLLTNLIKRNLLPSALLWITSRPGAANQIPPECVDQVTEVRGFNDPQKEEYFRKRISDQSLANKIIRHMKSSRSLYIMCHIPVFCWISATVLERMLGEAESGEIPKTLTQMFTHFLIFQIKHKDEKYHQKHDPDPQQTRESILALGKLAFQQLEKGNLIFYEEDLRECGIDVREVSVYSGVCTQIFREEFGLHLGKVFSFVHLSVQEFLAALYVFFCFKFRKTNVLVEQSTGLFNFFRNPNMSDLLRSAVDKALQSENGHLDLFLRFLLGLSLESNQTLLRDLMPQTGSSSHSKQETVEYIKEKIRENPSPEKSINLFHCLNELNDHSLVQEVQTYLNTGYYRCLSGSSLSPAQWSALVFVLLTSEQELDEFDLSKYDPSDECLLRLLPVVKASRKADLWKCNLTEESCRALSSVLSSNSSSLRELDLSGNKLQDSGVKLLSAGLKNPHCTLEILRMRNCNITDEGCAALDSALRSNSSSHLRELDLDGNNPGESGVKLLSDLLKDPHCKLETLHLCRCNLTEESCRALSSVLRSNSSSLRELDLSNNKLQDSGVKLLSAGLKNPHCTLERLRMRNCSITDEGCAALDSALRSNSSSHLRELNLDGNNPGESGVKLLSDLLKDPHCKLETLRLCRCNLTEESCRALSSVLRSNSSSLRELDLSYNKLQDSGVKLLSAGLKNPHCTLEILRMRNCSITDEGCAALDSALRSNSSSHLRELNLDGNNPGESGVKLLSDLLKDPHCKLETLQ
- the LOC131348992 gene encoding NACHT, LRR and PYD domains-containing protein 3-like isoform X2, whose product is MTSNMSVSGKQDLKKDERMMEGKRSDSPEPSCVSMKSDRSMDHPIVFRDRDSSTDVRPQKKKSNISRNQLDSIFKELEHKVITLIKNELKRFRKLLSPDYPACTEREVEDEEDLHSVREGALKITLHFLKNMKHTDLANTLQNKLVYQTKLKSNQRDKFKRINEGISQHGRSALLNEIYTELYITEGWSGDVNNEHEVRQIETVSRRPATQETPINCNDLFKDKSIRTVLTKGVAGIGKTVSVQKFILDWTEGNSNQDITFMFPLPFRELNLMKEKNLSLMNLLHHFFPEIRELESIDCDSYKVVLIFDGLDECRLPLNFQKNERLCDVTESVSVDVLLTNLIKRNLLPSALLWITSRPGAANQIPPECVDQVTEVRGFNDPQKEEYFRKRISDQSLANKIIRHMKSSRSLYIMCHIPVFCWISATVLERMLGEAESGEIPKTLTQMFTHFLIFQIKHKDEKYHQKHDPDPQQTRESILALGKLAFQQLEKGNLIFYEEDLRECGIDVREVSVYSGVCTQIFREEFGLHLGKVFSFVHLSVQEFLAALYVFFCFKFRKTNVLVEQSTGLFNFFRNPNMSDLLRSAVDKALQSENGHLDLFLRFLLGLSLESNQTLLRDLMPQTGSSSHSKQETVEYIKEKIRENPSPEKSINLFHCLNELNDHSLVQEVQTYLNTGYYRCLSGSSLSPAQWSALVFVLLTSEQELDEFDLSKYDPSDECLLRLLPVVKASRKADLWKCNLTEESCRALSSVLSSNSSSLRELDLSGNKLQDSGVKLLSAGLKNPHCTLEILSLCRCNLTEESCRALSSVLRSNSSSLRELDLSNNKLQDSGVKLLSAGLKNPHCTLERLSLCRCNLTEESCRALSSVLRSNSSSLRELDLSYNKLQDSGVKLLSAGLKNPHCTLEILRMRNCSITDEGCAALDSALRSNSSSHLRELNLDGNNPGESGVKLLSDLLKDPHCKLETLQ
- the LOC131348992 gene encoding NACHT, LRR and PYD domains-containing protein 3-like isoform X3; amino-acid sequence: MTSNMSVSGKQDLKKDERMMEGKRSDSPEPSCVSMKSDRSMDHPIVFRDRDSSTDVRPQKKKSNISRNQLDSIFKELEHKVITLIKNELKRFRKLLSPDYPACTEREVEDEEDLHSVREGALKITLHFLKNMKHTDLANTLQNKLVYQTKLKSNQRDKFKRINEGISQHGRSALLNEIYTELYITEGWSGDVNNEHEVRQIETVSRRPATQETPINCNDLFKDKSIRTVLTKGVAGIGKTVSVQKFILDWTEGNSNQDITFMFPLPFRELNLMKEKNLSLMNLLHHFFPEIRELESIDCDSYKVVLIFDGLDECRLPLNFQKNERLCDVTESVSVDVLLTNLIKRNLLPSALLWITSRPGAANQIPPECVDQVTEVRGFNDPQKEEYFRKRISDQSLANKIIRHMKSSRSLYIMCHIPVFCWISATVLERMLGEAESGEIPKTLTQMFTHFLIFQIKHKDEKYHQKHDPDPQQTRESILALGKLAFQQLEKGNLIFYEEDLRECGIDVREVSVYSGVCTQIFREEFGLHLGKVFSFVHLSVQEFLAALYVFFCFKFRKTNVLVEQSTGLFNFFRNPNMSDLLRSAVDKALQSENGHLDLFLRFLLGLSLESNQTLLRDLMPQTGSSSHSKQETVEYIKEKIRENPSPEKSINLFHCLNELNDHSLVQEVQTYLNTGYYRCLSGSSLSPAQWSALVFVLLTSEQELDEFDLSKYDPSDECLLRLLPVVKASRKADLWKCNLTEESCRALSSVLSSNSSSLRELDLSGNKLQDSGVKLLSAGLKNPHCTLEILSLCRCNLTEESCRALSSVLRSNSSSLRELDLSNNKLQDSGVKLLSAGLKNPHCTLERLRMRNCSITDEGCAALDSALRSNSSSHLRELNLDGNNPGESGVKLLSDLLKDPHCKLETLR